One genomic window of bacterium includes the following:
- the grxD gene encoding Grx4 family monothiol glutaredoxin: MSEPNAHTRIQALVDGDPVVLFMKGHRQMPQCGFSAQVVQILDSLIPEYATVNVLEDPEVRQGIKDFSNWPTIPQLYVRGEFVGGCDIITEMYQSGELQPQLRGEG; this comes from the coding sequence ATGAGCGAACCGAATGCCCACACGCGCATCCAGGCCCTGGTCGATGGAGACCCTGTGGTGCTGTTCATGAAGGGCCACCGCCAGATGCCCCAATGCGGCTTCTCGGCCCAGGTCGTCCAGATCCTGGACTCGTTGATCCCCGAGTACGCGACGGTGAACGTGCTCGAGGACCCGGAGGTCCGTCAGGGCATCAAGGATTTCTCGAACTGGCCCACGATCCCCCAGCTCTACGTCCGAGGCGAGTTCGTGGGTGGCTGTGACATCATCACCGAGATGTACCAGTCCGGTGAGCTCCAGCCGCAATTGCGCGGCGAGGGCTGA
- a CDS encoding 4Fe-4S dicluster domain-containing protein, with amino-acid sequence MPWVITSLCQDKVDAACVEVCPVDCIYEYKGDDKSAFPNQLYIDPEECIDCGVCEPECPWEAIFEDERVPEVFADDVAKNAKIVDDKDAFDVPEVTEHPTPSTEEVAENKKKWGYAD; translated from the coding sequence ATGCCCTGGGTGATTACGAGTCTTTGCCAGGACAAAGTGGATGCAGCCTGTGTCGAGGTCTGCCCCGTTGATTGTATCTACGAGTACAAGGGTGACGACAAGAGCGCCTTCCCGAACCAGCTCTACATCGATCCCGAAGAGTGCATCGATTGTGGCGTTTGCGAACCGGAGTGCCCTTGGGAAGCCATCTTCGAGGATGAGCGCGTTCCCGAAGTCTTCGCCGATGACGTCGCCAAGAACGCCAAGATCGTCGATGACAAGGATGCGTTCGACGTGCCCGAAGTCACCGAACACCCGACGCCCTCCACCGAGGAAGTGGCGGAGAACAAGAAGAAGTGGGGCTACGCGGACTGA
- a CDS encoding tetratricopeptide repeat protein, giving the protein MDPNAPAPAVFDVGDEGFVTDVLEASRQVPIVVDFWAPWCGPCKALGPILERLAEESGGAFRLAKLNVDEAPQVAAQLQARSIPLVVGFRDGRAVAEFVGARPESGVREFLAKLLPSEADQLASEGADLLTGGQPEAAEQRFRAALDAQDRHPRALLGLARVLAGRGEAEAALAELERLTLADPEIEQEAERLAAEIRTQNQAPASGDVDTAALQAKLDADPDDLATRLELGRALAAAHDYEPALEAFLQVIQRDRDFADQAARKAMLDLFELLGNDHDLTHDYRAALARTLFR; this is encoded by the coding sequence GTGGATCCCAACGCCCCCGCTCCCGCGGTCTTCGATGTCGGAGACGAAGGCTTCGTCACCGATGTGCTGGAGGCCTCTCGCCAGGTTCCGATCGTCGTCGACTTCTGGGCCCCGTGGTGCGGCCCGTGCAAAGCGCTGGGGCCGATCCTCGAGCGGCTCGCCGAGGAATCCGGCGGCGCCTTTCGCCTGGCCAAGCTGAACGTGGATGAAGCCCCCCAGGTGGCCGCCCAGCTGCAGGCTCGCAGCATTCCGTTGGTGGTCGGCTTCCGCGATGGGCGGGCCGTCGCCGAATTCGTCGGCGCCCGCCCCGAGAGTGGCGTGCGCGAGTTCCTGGCCAAGCTCCTCCCGAGCGAGGCCGACCAGCTTGCCTCCGAGGGCGCCGACCTGCTGACCGGTGGCCAGCCCGAAGCCGCCGAGCAGCGCTTCAGGGCTGCACTCGACGCCCAGGATCGACATCCGCGCGCCCTGCTCGGCCTGGCCCGTGTTCTGGCCGGACGCGGGGAAGCCGAGGCCGCCCTGGCCGAGCTCGAGCGGCTGACGCTCGCAGACCCGGAAATCGAACAAGAAGCCGAACGCCTGGCCGCCGAGATCCGCACCCAGAACCAGGCTCCCGCTAGTGGCGACGTAGACACCGCCGCGCTCCAGGCGAAGCTGGACGCCGACCCGGACGACCTCGCCACCCGCCTGGAGCTGGGCCGCGCCCTCGCCGCCGCCCACGACTACGAGCCCGCGCTCGAAGCCTTCCTCCAGGTCATCCAACGAGACCGGGATTTCGCCGACCAGGCCGCCCGAAAAGCCATGCTCGACCTCTTCGAACTCCTGGGCAACGACCACGACCTGACCCACGACTACCGCGCCGCCCTGGCCCGCACGCTCTTCCGCTGA